The following DNA comes from Microbacterium foliorum.
ACCACGAGCAGCGCGAGCGCCGCGCTGACCACGATGCCCAGCACCGCGAGCAGCGACAGAGACAGCGACACCGAACGACTGGCGACGATCACCAGGTACGACGCGAGGATCACCGCCCCGGCCACGATGAGAGCGCCGAGGATGATGTCGACGTATCGGAATGCCTCGACGCGGAAGATCCGATCGTCCTGCACGAGTGAGAGCAGGAACCAGATGCACACCAGCGTCACCTGGATCAGGGCGAGGAAGAGCACGGCGCCGATGATGCCGGGAACCTCGAGCCAGGCGACGTCGGGATTGCGGACGGCCGTGATGCGGGCCACCTCGGGGATGACCAGGGTCTGGCTCGCCAGCAGGAGTGCGAGCAGAACGATGATCAGCGCCTTGAGAACGCGAGTGACACGAGGATGCATGGTTGCCCTATCGATCGCCAATGGGTATCTATCGAAAAACGATATCCAGCGCGCACGGGTGAACACCAGCGGCGCTCGCAGCTCTCAGCGGATCCGCAGGCAGAGCGGTGGTCGCGCTCGTGCGTGCGCAGCGGGTTGGCCCGCCACGGCTACGACTGGTCGGCGTCGAACGGGGAATCGAGCGAGTCGGTGAGCTCGGCCAGCAGAGCCTCGATCTGCGGTTCGACGTGCTGCGAGATCGCTGCCTGGATGTAGATGCGGTGGCGCAGCAGGATGCCGCAGATCTCGCGGCCGACCATGTTGGCGTACTCGTCGGCGAGGGCGACCTCCTGCCGCAGCGCGACCTTGGCCTCATCGCTCAGCGGGGGCAGGGGCGGCAGGTCGGCGACGGCCTCATCGGCCATGCCGGCGATCGTGAAGAGGAACGGTGCGCCCGGAATCGGCTCGGGGTCCAGCGGCAGCCCGTCGAACTCGGGATCCAGACCGTCGGCCGGGCGATAGCTGCGCGCCCGGTTGCGTGCGGCCTGCTGGTCGAGTTCACGCTGCAGCATCGGCAGGTTCCTGGCGGTGTACTCGGCCACGGCGTGATCGACGATCGTCTTGATGCGCGTCGAGAGTCCGTGCTGCACGCCGTGCGGTGTGTTCGAGCCGATACCCGCCGCAGACAGGATCGGCGACCCCAGGCAGCGTCGACAGGGCGCGACACGACCACGATGGGTCGCCGGCTCCCAGCGCGGCACCCAGCGCAACCAGGCCTCGACGGCCTGGTCGACCTGCGTCTCCAACGAGCGCTCCACACCTAGAGCGTACGGCGCGGGCGCCGCCCACGCGGAGATTTCCGCGTCACGGCGGGGCGTCACTCGTCTTCTTCGCGCTCCCAGGGCCACTGCGGATGCTGAGCGCGCGTGCGCCGGAGAGCGATGCCGCCCCAGGCCGCGATCACGGCGGCGGCGAGGAGCACCACGCTCGCTCCCCCGCGCACGAGATCGCCCGCGACGACCGTCGCGACGATGACGTCGCCGCGTACGGCGGCGACCGCGATCCACACGACGACCAGGTGCGCGAGCGCCGTGGCCAGCGCGACCGCCGGTGCCGACAGGAACGACGGCTGCGTCCGCTTCAGCGACGACCGGAGCGACAGCGCGAATGTCACCACGGCGGCCAGCATCCCGATCGCACCGGGCAGCGGACCGAGACCTCGGACGGCGATGATGTCGGTGTCGG
Coding sequences within:
- a CDS encoding DUF2975 domain-containing protein; translation: MHPRVTRVLKALIIVLLALLLASQTLVIPEVARITAVRNPDVAWLEVPGIIGAVLFLALIQVTLVCIWFLLSLVQDDRIFRVEAFRYVDIILGALIVAGAVILASYLVIVASRSVSLSLSLLAVLGIVVSAALALLVVVLRGLLRKALELEQDMSEVV
- a CDS encoding spermidine/putrescine ABC transporter substrate-binding protein, translating into MERSLETQVDQAVEAWLRWVPRWEPATHRGRVAPCRRCLGSPILSAAGIGSNTPHGVQHGLSTRIKTIVDHAVAEYTARNLPMLQRELDQQAARNRARSYRPADGLDPEFDGLPLDPEPIPGAPFLFTIAGMADEAVADLPPLPPLSDEAKVALRQEVALADEYANMVGREICGILLRHRIYIQAAISQHVEPQIEALLAELTDSLDSPFDADQS